The window TCCTAATGTTTGCCTTACTGGTTAGTTATCACGTTAGTTATCGCGTTAGTTATCGCGTTAGTTATCACGGTTGGAGCAACGTGAACTTAACTAGTAAGAAGTCGCTCAAGTATGGTGAAGTTTGCCAACCACCACCAAATGCCATTCGACAAGAGATGGGTGTTTTTTCTCGACATCTGACGAGTCGTCTTGATGTTGCATAGGTTTAGAATGTGGACGAGTCGTCGACGGGTACATTAAACAAGACCGGAAGAAGATTTTGAAGAGGTAGTAGGGATAATTGGACTTGCAATAGACCAGATTTAGGGTGAAATTCTATTCTGATTAAAACTGAGTACAACATGATTCCTGAGAGAAGCCAGTTTTACACAtactgctacaacccctttcatgccATTTTAttgaacctccattcatattctctttcttccatcttcctatccaccctctcctcctaacaatagtttcatagtgtaactgccccgatttcctcctgttacgcctatgaaacctttctgctctcagtatcctttccagcgctgaatgacatcataggtcccaggccttggcctttggcctaaatattccttccttccttccttccaagtTGTTAAAAGCGATGTAAATGGTTAACAACCATTAATTTACATGATGCATTCGTTTTGCCCAAGAAAGTGTAAGCAGTACGCTTGTGTTTTTCCCTTGGTATTACCAATAGAAtttgtgtacagtattttcataacaGTATCCCAAGAACACTGAGCTATTGGGATTTCAAACGTTGTCTTTGAATTCATGAGTAATGTAGGATATGATGTGTTCTTTGCCGAAATGTTAAATATCCTCAGGCTTCTGACTTGCAAAGGTTTTTCTTGGTATTAGGATTGACGCTCACAGTGATGAATTAAGTTTTGAGAACTCCTGTGTATTATTCAGGCtaccatgaaaatatttcagggaAGCAGGGCCCCCCACGGAAAGTCtcttaaataaaattagttttcgtATATTCACTCGTGGAGTTCTTTAATCAGCTCGAAATTAGGTGTAATGTtggaattttacaatatatacttCTGAACTTGGAACTTCAGAGCGCAGTTTGCTAGTACTGCATAACTTCAAGCTACTGGAACTTCAGAGCGCAGTTTGCGAGTACTACATAACTTCAAGCTATTAGAACTTCAGAGCGCAGTTTGCTAGTACTACATAACTTCAAGCTATTGGAACTTCAGAGCGCAGTTTGCTAGTACTACATAACTTCAAGCTATTGGAACTTCAGACTTGCCGCgctgtaagaataaataaaatcccgttgtatttaggaaatatattaaaaacgttaaaattcactaCAGTTTCAAGACCGAGTGGTCTCCTCTTCTGGTGATGACAGAATTCTGTATTTCAAGCAGTCAGCCTTAACAAGATTGTCAGGTCGTTGAATATTTAACAACTGGAGTGGATTTTAGCGTTTTTAATATATCTCTTAGCAAAATACAacgggattttatttttaaaggaatcttCGGAGCTTTAATTGAACTTGTAAAGTGGGTTGTGATTCATATATTGCCCGCTCATTCCTATCAGGTTTTAGTCGTTTTGGGTCATTCAAATATCTAGATCGCATTGTTCACTGGTTGTTTAATGTTGTTTTCCTTGCCTTTTAGTTGGTGCGTTTTAGTAGTATTGTAGATAAGTATAACTTTTTGCCATCGGTTCCAAAACATTTCCACTTGGGCGTTTGCAATGTTCGGTACTGAGCATACTTCCCTTGGCTTTCTGAGTTGATATGCTTATTGTTCAAATTGTTTCTCATGTACGGAGGTAAAGATAGTTTAGGCGGTTAATGTCCCTTCCTATCAAGTATAGTTGGCTGAGTTATTTTAAAGAATGGTGCCTCCATTTCCGGTTTCTGCACCCAGGGTTTTGACCAGTCAACACGTTCTCAAAACTTTGGGTATGCCATATCCTGTGTACAATGATCTTCTACAGTCTGGTAATAGAATTCCGTAGCCATGGAGTACGCTGGTGTACGCAGTTATTTcacatggttcgaatcctggctggcgCAGAAGCACTCATCAGtaataattctccttgggtgtaagttattcccaagatatagtgaattcgatattaaggagtatttgtggcttaatactcgtgtatatatgtgataagcaacaaatacataaattatatatatataaattatatatatatatatatatatatatatatatatatatatatatatatatatatatatttgtgagcaatatatatatatatattagttcatggCTGATAGCTTATTGTTCGATAGATACCTCTTCTCACCAAGTTGTTTGCactacaacagtttttttttatgattattggaCTGTGTAACTTTCAGGTAAACAGCTGTGTTGTTTACTATCCTTTCACTTACCGACAGTACTTGTATAAGTTAGGTATTTAACACTTGTGGCATTCTAGCTATCACAAGTCAATCATCAGCACTACTATGGAGCTGAAACAGTAAACTCAAGGAAATCATCTGTGTTTTGCTCTGGGCCATGTTTAACACtatagatttacacacacacacatatatgtacgagtatatgtatgtgtgtgtgcacgtgcgtgCCAGATCTTTTCCCTTAACTCTACGGCTTTAAGTGCATTTAGTGTACTGTCGTCCATATACCAACCAGAAAGGCGTCTGTTCGAATCCTGGACAGGTTATGTACACTTatcataatatactgtactgtatataacgtCCATTGTGTGCAAGATACTCCTACGGTCCAGTATAGTGAATTCAGTAtcccgttgtttcatttttctcctggtcatatactctgtttatattttacatcacGTGGCTGTCCCCGTGATAggagttatacacatatatacagtatatatgtctatagatatactgtacattatatatatttaaaaaatgtattacaaaagcAAACGACCAGACAGATATGTGGCAATTCTTACgaaatgaggagtagatattgaaggTTTTGAAGAGTCTTTTAACTAGAAAATTGCTTTGAAAAAATAGTTAAACGCATCAAAGATCGCGCTGAACACCAGACTGGAATGCTATCGTCTCCGCAACATCGCTGACGTCACCAAATCCAGAGCCTAAACTGTAGTGCACATCCTAAACCTTTTTTGAATTCTTGGAAagttacaataattatataaaatattcattaatgtaCACTATATAATAATTAACACAGGAATCGTTTACCTAATTTCAAGGACAAAATGGGaatcagccagagagagagagagagagaaagttgtttcAGTCTCTTTCAGATGTTAGATCTACGGAAACAAAATAGTTACGAAAGCTTGTTAGTGTtatcataaattttatcattaaatgtaCCAAGTCGTGTcatgaaatttatgataaatttatacaATTTCATTATGAACAAACTTCTAATATTCACGGaccttcatttctttcactgcaGATGCAACTTTGTCCTACAAGCATTTTGGGATTTGTCATCATTTTCCCTCACCTTTGCTGGTCTCAGTACGAAGCGCTCTCGGGTGATCAAGTAAGGATGGAAAAGATGTCATTCTATATTTATTCCTACCCGGTGATGTGGATGGAAGTATATTTCCCTTGACTTAAGGAACTATGAGATTTTGTgaaagcaaaggaagaaaaataaaatcaaccgTCTCCCGAGCTCTCTCCACACTCTGGGGTCGGGTGAATGTAGGCCGACTCCGGAATAATTGTACCACAGAAAAGAGGATGATGAGATCAGATGGGGCCTTCTTTCCAAATCATAATTTACAGTGTGATAAAAGTTTTggattaaaaagaattaatttgcCTAAATTGAAGGACACGACAAAAGTAaggtttaaaagtttattttttcatatatagtaTGGAGCTCGGCAGTGGCATACAGTTAGGTGGTTCTGGGAGCTTCCAGCCTCATTCATGGTGTTTAATGTTGTCAATGgcctatcctttttttttttttttttttttttttttttgtcaaaatttggAAACTATGTGTGAGAAATGATAATTGAACTCCCCACAAAGCGTGGATTGATAACGATAAAATAGACCCAATTTTAACGGTATGCATATGGAAATAGCTTTTAGACTAGTGAACTGATCCATCGTCCATAGActattgtcactttttttttcttgtagatatGGGAAATACAAGGAGAGGTTGGACTTGTGTCAACAATGCTTTATGGCAAAGGGTTCGTTGATATATTGGACGAATCTGGACCCAGGAGGGTGATTCGAGTCCGTGATAGACACTCGACAGAAGTCCTGTTAACGTTGCTTCAGAACAAGCTGCCCTACAAGGTTCTGGTGGAGGATCTTGCCTCTTACCTGAAGGTCAGGATGGAGGTGATTTCTTTATCACTTTCTGCAGGAAGAATAACGCAATATGTCAGACTACTcagtgtgtgtgaagataaagGAAGGGGGCTGTACATTAGAGGCAATCGATTTAGACTGTCACAGGGGCTATGCTTATCTCCAGCATTGGTGTCTAAGCCAGCCTATACTCGATGTGAGTTAGTAGGAGATAGTCTAACATTTAAGCATTTGCTCTCATTTATCACAAACCAGTCAATCATATTATTCCTCAAGTTACTATGTTTGCGAGTGATTAGAACAAAATAGTAACTTAAGTTATAGCATGATTGAGGGTTTGTAAATAATGAGCAAATGTAATTAGTCTATCTCTGCTAACTCACATCAGTTTAACTAAACCATTGCTGGAGATAACATAACCTGTGAACTATCGATTGCCTCTAATCACAGCCCCACTTTGCATACACTGAATAGTCTGGCATATTCAGGGCTCATTCCCTTGTTTGCTCATACATCTGACGATGACGAATATATAATACTCCATTTCATACTCACCACAACTCCCTCCACAATTTCATTGTAATGAGAGGTACTAGAATCAtggcttccatatatatatattaaatagtttttaatttattgctggttaaggaatatatatatatatatatatatatatatatatatatatatatatatatatatatatattttttaatttattgcagGAGAAGGaaggacagagaaaaagaaaaacaaaaagttcgaGCACCTGTTCTAATGTATCTTGCCCTCAACCGTTGTCGGATGCTTACATGACCCTCGATCAGGTAGGCCTATTAAATGGAGTGTGAATCTAGTTCACCAGAATTTCATAGAGAATGGAAACGCAAAATTAACAAAGTATCATGTAGCAGAGTCTATTCGTAGCTTTTACGCCTGCTTCACTTTACGTTCAGATCGAATGGTACTTGAAAGAGATCAACATTACATATTCTTCCCGACTGAGCGTAACTTCCATTGGCAAATCCATAGAAGGACGCGACATCTGGCAAGTGCACATTAGGCCGCAAAGTTGCAGTGTGGGTAGTTCGGTTTGGATAGAAGCGGGTAAGGTATATTATGGATGTTAGATTTAGAGTGGTATTGTTTTGCACTGATGATAACATTTACAGTAGATTCCTGTAGCCACTCTTACTTCTTAACTTCTCAGTATCCTCATGATCCGAAAAGATTaggtaaataaagaatatataggtCATCGGATGGGGAATGTGACTTGTGAAATCTCTGTAAGTAATTATCGTAATTGAAATTGATCTGCCGAagaagttgtttattttttatttaaactttcttCACGTGAccgagcattctctctctctctctctctctctctctctctctctctctctctctctctctctctctctcctcacacacacacacacacacacacacacacacacacacacacacacacacacacacacacacacagttagcCTGCTAAGAGTCTCATTCCCATCTCTTCCTGCAAGTTTGTTAGTACTAGAatgcagagtctctctctctctctctctctctctctctctctctctctctctctctctctctctctctctctctctctctctctctctcacacacacacacacacagttagcCTGCTAAGGTCTCATTCCATCTCTTCCTGCAAGTTTGTTAGTACTAGAATgcagagagtctctctctctctctctctctctctctctctctctctctctctctctctctctctctctctctctctctcacacacacacacacacacacacacacacacacacacacacacacagttagcCCCTGCTAAGGTCTCATTCCCATCTCTTTCCTGCAAGTTTGTTAGTACTAGAatgcagagtctctctctctctctctctctctctctctctctctctctctctctcacacacacacacacacacacacacacacacacacacacacacacacacacacacacacacacagttagcCTGCTAGGTCTCATTCCCATCTCTTCCTGCAAGTTTATTTAGTACTagaatgcagtctctctctctctctctctctctctctctctctctctctctctctctctctctctctctctctctctctctctctctctctctctcacacacacacacatacacacacacacacacacacacacacacacacacacacacacacacagttagcCTGCTAGAGTCTCATTTCCATCTCTTCCTGCAAGTTTGTTAGTACTAGAATGCAagtctctactctctctctctctctctctctctctctctctctctctctctctctctctctctctctctctctctctcttagttatccTGCTAAGTGCCTCTTTCCCATCTCTTCTCTGCAGGTTTTGATAGTAGaatgcagtgctctctctctctctctctctctctctctctctctcgccagtacAGTATGTGATGTAGATCAAATCCATctttatttaaaatgaagagaTGTTGCCTTGTTGTCATGCCGTGTGCTACACCCTCTACTAAGTAGCTTAAAGCAGGTAGCCTCATCTTTCCTGTAAAGCAGGTAGCCTCATCTTTCCTGTAAAGCAAGTAGCCTCATCTTTCCTGTAAAGCAGGTAGGTAGCCTCATCTTTCCTGTAAAGCAGGTAGCCTCATCTTTCCTGAAAAGCAGGTAGCCTCATCTTTCCTGTAAAGCAAGTAGCCTCATCTTTCCTGTAAAGCAGGTAGGTAGCCTCATCTTTCCTGAAAAGCAGGTAGCCTCATCTTTCCTGTAAAGCAGGTAGCCTCATCTTTCCTGTAAAGCAGGTAGCCTCATCTTTCCTGTAAAGCAGGTAGCCTCATCTTTCCTGAAAAGCAGGTAGCCTCATCTTTCCTTTAAAGCAGGTAGCCTCATCTTGCCCTTACACTATTTAAACCGGTATCACAGCAGAATCCGGAACAGGAAAGAACAAGATGTTGCAATAGTTGGATGTAAATCGAGAGATCAAAAGTAATGTCCAGGAATTTGCGTATGACAAGGCTACGTATGGTAACACCACAGAGCATTTGTAGAAAACATTTGTAGAACACATTTGTAGAACTCATGAAGTCAGATCTTCAGAAGATAGGCGGAAGTTGGAAAGAGTGCTGGCTTAGGAAAATGCAGACATGGCGTGAGAAGGTAAAATCCTTGAAATGTAATTTGATACATATGGTCGGATGGTGCCATCAAGGTAACCAGTGCAAGTGAGATCTGGTTTAGTCACAACACCTGTTCCTCGTAGCAAAGCACTTGTGCAGCCCGTCAGCGCGTCAGATTAATGAATGAGAATGTTATTGGAGATAACCTTGGATCACAGACCTTACAAACTCACTCAGTATTGTATTACTGAGAGACGACATTTCATATATGGGCATGAGGCACTTGATGCAGAAATCAGAAGCGAATTCGGTAGTGATTCAAACAGTACTCAGTCCCCCTAGCTActaccatatttttatatttttcagatgtatatatatattatgtatatatatgttacaggcagatatcgaaaccaggcatttcgcgaactgcctgaaatttcagacagatacggaaatgcacttagggacatttgatcccccccagATGctatactaaacacggcgacaGCGTGACTCACctacgctgtttcgccgtgtttagtactagcccctggggggcgccaaatgtatttcgccttgtttagtactagcccctgggggatcaaatgtccctaagtgcatttcgctgtcTGCCTGAAATTGAAGCGCCTGGTTTCGCTAACTGCTTGTAGCATAAATACACTGGGGAGGATTATATGTAAATGACCTccctatatataattttaccgtTTTCTGATAGCGTAAATATAGGACAGTCAGTATGAACATCTGTTCACTACATCTTTGCTACTTACACAGTAGAGACAATTTCAAAGAAGACTCAAAGTTACGGTGCTTCCATTTTAATGTTTCAAATTATCTTCCTTATTCTGTTGACTAAGCATAGAAAATTGACGTTGTATTGAATAATGATGACTGGTGGTATAAgcaaatttttcacattttcatgcgTAATAGGGGTACATAATCCTGCTTAGTACTTTTTATGGCACCAAAActcagaaagaaacaaaatttgcTTTTGATTATCAAAACCTGGATTTTGTCCGATTTGGTGTGTGACGTATATCATAAACATTGTATTGAAAACTAGTGACTCGCCATGATCTGACTGCAGTACCCTTATATAGGTATTCACGCCCGGGAATGGATAGCGCCAGCGGTGGCTCTTCAGATGATTCCCCTGCTCTTAGAGGACTGCTCCCGAATTGGAACGCTGGACATTTACATCGTTCCAATGGCTAATCCTGATGGGTACCTCTATACGTGGACAAATGATCGGTACTGgcggaaaaacagaagaaaaaataacggTACTTGTGATGGCGTTGATCTGAACCGCAATTGGGATTACAAGTTCGGCCTATTTGCATCAGATGACCCTTGCGCGGATGATTATAAAGGCTCGGCCGGATTCTCGGAACCAGAAACCCAAGCCCTCAGCGATGCCATGTTGGCAGTTGCAAAAACGTCCAACCTCTTGATGGTGATGACCTTTCACAGCTTCGGCCAATACTTTCTGTACCCTTGGGGATGGACTGCGGAACCAGCGCCTGACACTCCGAAAATGATCAACAGGGGAGAACTCTGGGCGGCTGCCGCCAAGAAAAGGTATGGGACAGTGTATAAAGTGACCAATTCAGGAAGTGGTCTATATCTAGCTTCTGGAGCCACTGATGATTGGGCAAAAGCTGTACTAAAAGTGAACTATTCCTATACCGTAGAGCTAAGAGACGAAGTAACTAGAGGATTCGTTCTGCCGCCAGATCAAATCAAGCCATGTAGCGAAGAAGTATGGGATGGAATGGAAATATTACTGAAAGCTGTAGGGCCAGGTGAACATATCTTTCTGTAGagattattatatgtatacagtgctGAAGATATTTCAGCAGTTCTAGGTATCCGAGAAATTCCATCCAGAAGGTAACCAGACAATCAGATCATTATACCTCCTTGTTTTTTACGCAGCTGCTATTCCAATGTTTTGATTGCTATCATTTCACTTTACCCATTTACGGACATATGTGCAAAGATAAAAGTCCTTCAGTAATGATTTTGATATAATTCTTTCGTTCATGTACTGTTCTTGAAGTGTCAGTGCAAAAAAAGGCTTTTTCATCCAGTGATATAACTCGATTAAACAGTATATCTGTTTTATGTCAAAGTCGAAATCATTCACATACCCTCAAATGGCTTTGAAGACAAGTCTTGTAGAAGTTTGCACGCAGTCCTAAATGATTACCACTAATTTGAGGAACAcaaatgcccttttttttttatttactgatgcggaaaaaataattttctagtttGAATTTTGTCACTCGAGCaatattttgttgatgttttatcCAGACGACTTTTACGGAGAGAATTacttacaaaaagaaagaaacaaagtcCCGGTAACGGGCTTCTCATTTTACTgtgcaaaatttattttctttaacctgCAAAGACAAAATCACCTTTGTAACTCAACTTCCCCTTCAACGACCAAACCACGCGCAGGGCAAGGACCCAAGCTggttaaaacaattttatataccccgcagagggttagtgccgtcagtgcccctcaggcggtgcattgtaggcaataatta of the Macrobrachium rosenbergii isolate ZJJX-2024 chromosome 16, ASM4041242v1, whole genome shotgun sequence genome contains:
- the LOC136847253 gene encoding carboxypeptidase B-like isoform X2; this encodes MQLCPTSILGFVIIFPHLCWSQYEALSGDQIWEIQGEVGLVSTMLYGKGFVDILDESGPRRVIRVRDRHSTEVLLTLLQNKLPYKVLVEDLASYLKEKEGQRKRKTKSSSTCSNVSCPQPLSDAYMTLDQIEWYLKEINITYSSRLSVTSIGKSIEGRDIWQVHIRPQSCSVGSSVWIEAGIHAREWIAPAVALQMIPLLLEDCSRIGTLDIYIVPMANPDGYLYTWTNDRYWRKNRRKNNGTCDGVDLNRNWDYKFGLFASDDPCADDYKGSAGFSEPETQALSDAMLAVAKTSNLLMVMTFHSFGQYFLYPWGWTAEPAPDTPKMINRGELWAAAAKKRYGTVYKVTNSGSGLYLASGATDDWAKAVLKVNYSYTVELRDEVTRGFVLPPDQIKPCSEEVWDGMEILLKAVGPGEHIFL
- the LOC136847253 gene encoding carboxypeptidase B-like isoform X1 — its product is MRFCESKGRKIKSTVSRALSTLWGRVNVGRLRNNCTTEKRMMRSDGAFFPNHNLQCDKSFGLKRINLPKLKDTTKIWEIQGEVGLVSTMLYGKGFVDILDESGPRRVIRVRDRHSTEVLLTLLQNKLPYKVLVEDLASYLKEKEGQRKRKTKSSSTCSNVSCPQPLSDAYMTLDQIEWYLKEINITYSSRLSVTSIGKSIEGRDIWQVHIRPQSCSVGSSVWIEAGIHAREWIAPAVALQMIPLLLEDCSRIGTLDIYIVPMANPDGYLYTWTNDRYWRKNRRKNNGTCDGVDLNRNWDYKFGLFASDDPCADDYKGSAGFSEPETQALSDAMLAVAKTSNLLMVMTFHSFGQYFLYPWGWTAEPAPDTPKMINRGELWAAAAKKRYGTVYKVTNSGSGLYLASGATDDWAKAVLKVNYSYTVELRDEVTRGFVLPPDQIKPCSEEVWDGMEILLKAVGPGEHIFL